A genomic stretch from Sporosarcina sp. ANT_H38 includes:
- a CDS encoding UvrD-helicase domain-containing protein codes for MEILITGIIIFSIVLFLVNTNNKKKHEFQKSTYLPEVNALDSRLIALSKYYISFSELEVLRPDYEQLYKIVEQFPKRLRQESIFSVFLNVYKDLEKWREKSNQLFIDEELERTQSLLNDIDGKALDLQQREAVIVNEDNTLVLAGAGSGKTLTISAKVKYLVEQLGVQPDEILLLSFTKKSALEMTERIKNKLKIPIEANTFHKLGLNIITSNEGYRPEIMDDLTQVINIYFSRNVLKDQELLSKVLHFYGYYLVIPKDIEGFGDLGEYHEDQSTVDLETLRSKIISFQKEDRKEKRTLKMEQVRSIEEVMIANFLFLNGIEYEYERPYPFTSPNKYKKQYRPDFYLPEYDLYLEHFGITEDERVPWLTPIEAKKYIESMKWKREWHKVNGTTLLETYSYFNRSGMLVEKLGDILRENGVTFKQVDMSELYRKLFIEREEERQFKEFKKLIGTFISLFKSSGFDETKFGDFIDQLQVEKDPLLKERSKLFLSIVEPIYMHYEYHLLMNEAIDFNDMINDATNIVMNYEGELFKYKYIIIDEYQDISMSRYRLIKAIKEKTNSKVLCVGDDWQSIYRFAGSDLQLFINFEKYFGHTKLLRIEQTYRNSQELIDLAGKFIMKNNRQLVKDLKSDKRMQLPVKIFGYSNDSIKALTLAIEEIVESFGEDTDIMIIGRNNFDMEFLFIDNIPKIFKLRYGTEKLVTGLAYRKYPNLKISYSTVHRSKGLEAENVILINLNNHLIGFPNKISDDPILSIVLTDADQFSYAEERRLFYVALTRTKNNIYLIAPDKKTSAFVEELIREHQILFNIVTNEESMRENPNCPHCQSGRLVIRENSTDRTRFLGCSNFPRCDSTLKDVSILSNPIKCTSCGGYMVKRKGPYGEFYGCTNYPSCRNSFDIREVKKTKRTTVKAIF; via the coding sequence ATGGAAATATTAATAACTGGTATTATCATTTTTTCGATTGTTCTATTTTTGGTAAACACCAACAATAAAAAGAAGCATGAGTTTCAAAAATCAACTTATCTTCCAGAAGTCAATGCATTAGATAGTAGACTAATTGCTTTATCAAAATACTACATTTCCTTTTCCGAATTGGAAGTCCTGAGGCCTGATTATGAGCAACTTTACAAGATTGTAGAGCAGTTTCCTAAAAGGTTACGGCAAGAATCAATATTTTCTGTTTTTTTGAATGTCTATAAAGACTTAGAAAAATGGAGAGAAAAATCGAATCAACTCTTTATAGATGAGGAGTTGGAAAGGACACAGTCTTTATTAAATGACATTGATGGAAAAGCTCTCGACTTACAACAACGAGAAGCTGTAATCGTAAACGAAGATAACACCCTTGTTCTTGCTGGTGCTGGAAGCGGAAAAACATTGACCATCTCGGCGAAAGTGAAATATTTGGTAGAACAGCTTGGAGTTCAACCCGATGAGATTCTATTGCTTTCCTTTACCAAAAAATCAGCATTAGAAATGACAGAGAGGATTAAGAATAAATTAAAAATACCGATTGAAGCAAATACTTTTCATAAATTAGGACTAAACATCATTACATCCAATGAAGGGTATCGCCCTGAAATAATGGATGACCTTACTCAAGTCATAAATATATATTTTAGCAGAAATGTATTGAAAGATCAGGAGCTACTAAGTAAGGTGTTGCACTTCTATGGCTATTACTTAGTTATACCGAAGGACATAGAGGGATTTGGTGATTTAGGAGAATACCATGAAGATCAGTCGACTGTTGACTTGGAGACTTTGCGTTCGAAAATAATCTCTTTTCAAAAGGAAGATCGAAAAGAAAAAAGAACACTGAAGATGGAGCAGGTCAGGAGTATTGAAGAAGTGATGATTGCCAATTTCCTTTTCCTTAATGGCATTGAGTATGAGTATGAAAGACCATACCCCTTTACATCACCGAACAAGTATAAAAAACAATATCGCCCAGATTTCTATCTACCTGAGTACGATCTCTATTTGGAACATTTCGGTATCACTGAAGACGAAAGAGTCCCCTGGTTAACACCTATTGAAGCTAAGAAATATATAGAAAGCATGAAGTGGAAACGCGAATGGCATAAAGTAAACGGCACTACTTTATTAGAAACTTACTCCTACTTCAACAGATCGGGAATGTTAGTAGAAAAGTTGGGCGATATATTGAGGGAGAATGGAGTTACCTTCAAACAAGTAGATATGTCTGAACTTTATAGGAAATTATTTATTGAACGGGAAGAAGAAAGGCAGTTCAAGGAGTTCAAGAAGTTAATTGGAACATTCATTTCTTTATTCAAGTCCTCTGGATTTGATGAAACAAAATTTGGAGATTTTATTGATCAGCTTCAGGTGGAAAAGGATCCCCTGCTTAAGGAACGATCTAAATTATTTCTATCAATCGTAGAACCAATCTATATGCATTATGAGTATCATTTGTTAATGAATGAAGCAATTGATTTCAATGACATGATTAACGATGCAACCAATATAGTAATGAATTATGAAGGTGAGCTCTTTAAATATAAATACATTATCATTGATGAGTATCAAGATATATCGATGAGCAGATATCGTTTGATCAAAGCCATTAAAGAAAAAACGAACTCTAAAGTATTATGTGTAGGAGATGATTGGCAATCAATTTACCGGTTTGCCGGAAGTGACCTGCAGCTATTCATCAACTTCGAGAAATACTTTGGGCATACCAAGTTGCTAAGAATTGAACAAACCTATAGAAACTCGCAAGAACTTATAGACTTGGCCGGAAAGTTTATTATGAAAAACAACAGACAACTGGTAAAGGATTTGAAATCAGATAAGCGTATGCAACTACCAGTTAAGATTTTCGGGTACAGTAATGATTCCATTAAAGCATTAACTTTAGCTATCGAAGAGATTGTGGAAAGCTTTGGTGAAGATACAGACATTATGATTATTGGCCGTAACAATTTTGATATGGAGTTCCTGTTCATCGACAATATTCCAAAGATATTTAAGCTAAGATATGGCACTGAAAAACTTGTTACAGGGCTTGCTTATCGAAAATATCCTAATCTAAAAATTAGTTATTCTACCGTGCACCGTTCAAAGGGGTTAGAAGCAGAAAACGTTATCTTAATCAATCTTAACAATCATTTAATTGGCTTCCCCAATAAAATCTCGGATGATCCAATTTTGTCAATTGTTTTAACGGATGCTGATCAGTTTAGTTACGCTGAAGAGCGACGCCTATTTTATGTTGCTCTTACCCGTACCAAAAACAATATTTATCTAATAGCTCCTGACAAGAAAACTTCAGCCTTTGTAGAAGAATTAATCAGAGAACATCAAATATTATTTAATATTGTTACGAATGAGGAATCAATGCGGGAAAATCCTAATTGTCCTCATTGCCAATCCGGTAGATTAGTCATACGTGAAAACAGCACCGATCGAACTCGGTTCCTGGGTTGCTCTAATTTCCCACGTTGCGACAGTACATTAAAGGATGTTAGCATCTTAAGCAATCCAATCAAATGCACCTCCTGTGGAGGCTATATGGTTAAAAGAAAAGGACCATACGGAGAGTTTTATGGATGTACAAATTATCCGAGTTGTAGGAACTCCTTTGATATTAGAGAAGTAAAGAAAACGAAAAGAACGACAGTAAAAGCAATTTTTTGA